The DNA region CGGGTTCACGTACGCCACCACGGTGGCGCGCACCGGGCCGACCTCGGCGATGAGCTGGAAGAACAGCGTGAACGCGAGCGCGGTGCAGAGGACGCCGAGGCCCGCCACCGCGCCGAGCGCCTCGGCGGGCGGCAGGGCGGCGGGGAGCTGCGCGATCCCGAACGGCGCGTAGGCGAGGGCGCACATCGCGAGCGACACGGCCACCACGTCGAGGGCGGGGAGGTCGGAGAGGCGGCGCGCCACGATCCGGGGCGCGAGCGCGTAGCCGATCACGACCACCGCGAGCTCCGCCACCGCGCGCGCGTCGCCGCGGCCGAGGTCGAGCCCGAGCAGCGCCACCACGCCCGCGAGCCCGACGGCGAGGCCGGACATGCGGCGCGCGCCCAGCGGCTCGTGGCCGGCGCTCAGGCGCGAGGCGAGCGCGCCGACCAGCGGCGTGGCGGCGATGACGAGCCCCGCGAGCGAGCTCGTGACGTGGCGCTCGGCGTCGGCGAGCAGGAGCCAGGGGACCGCCATCTCGCCGAACGTGAACAGCGCGATGGGGCGCCAGCGCGCCAGCACCGGCCGCAGGTTGCCGCGGACCAGCACGAACGGGAGCAGCAGCACCGCCCCGGTGGCGGTCCGGAGGAACACGAGGCTGGCGGGCGTGAGATCGCGCACCGCGACCTTGATGAGCAGGTACGGGATGCCCCACAGCACGCACAGCGCGACGAACAGGATCCAGCCTCGGCGGGTCACCCGGGTCTCCTTGGCGCCGCACTGGTCCGGCGCGAGGACGCACGAATAGTCGGCGCGGCCCGCGGGGGCAAGCGCGCCGCCGCGCGCATCCGCGCGCCGGGGACGGGCGTTCTCGCGCCCCCCGGGCAGCCGCGGCCGGGTGCCGGGGCGGCGCTGGCGCTCGCCACCCCGGCGGCCTCTCGCCCGCCTCCGGGGCGGATCCGGGAGCCGTGGTGACGGTCAGTAGACGATCACCGCGTCCGGCGCGAGCAGGCCCGAGGTCGCGTCCACCTGCACCAGCGCGATGCGCCGGGTCGCGTCGGCGGAGAAGAACGCGAAGCGGCCGTGCGAGACGAAGCCCTTGCCGCCCACGCCGACGCGGGTCAGCGGGATCACCTCCTGGAGCGCCAGGTAGTCCTGGCCGAACAGCCGGAGCTCGGTGTCGGCGGCAGGGTTCGCCGGCCAGGACGGCAGGCCCGGCACGACCAGGATCTGCCCGGCGGCGAGCGAGTGGTCGGCCCACTTCACCTGCCCGGTGCCCTCCAGCGCGCCGGCGTAGGTCATGTCCGAGCCGGCGGTGGAGCCCTGCGTCGTGTTCGAGTGGAAGGTGTTGCCACAGGCGGTCACGATGCGCAGCCCGTCCTCGGTGATCCAGAGATCGCCGCACATCGCGTAGTCGCCGTGGTACGGCGAGTCGTACAGGAACGACGCCGCCCCGCCGGAGATCGAGAACTTCCGGATGTCGGCGGGCGACACGAAGTTGTCGGCGCCGTAGAGCGCCGCGCCGCCCGGGTGCAGCTTCGCCTTCGTGCCGTCGAACGGGCTCCACCCGGTGCTCGGCGTGTCCACGCCGGTCGAGATCCGGATGCCGTGGATCTGGTCCCACGCCGTCGGGAACACGTAGATCCAGCCGTTGCCCGCCAGCACCACGTCGGACGGGACCACGCTGGTGGCGAAGGTGCCGACCACCGCCGGCGGCGCGTCCAGCTTCACGTAGGAGACCGCGGCGTCGTGGCCGACCGCGGCGTAGTGCCCGTCCGGCGACACGCTGACGGCGAGCGCCGCCTTCGGGAGCGTCACCGTCACCTCCGCGCCGGCGACGGGATCCGCCACGTAGAGCCGCGAGCCCCCCACCGCCACGATCCGGTCGAGCGCGCGCGAGTACTCCGCGTCGGCGACGGCGTGGCCCAGCATCCACACCTTCTGGTGCACGGTGACCTGCACCGTGTCCGCCGCCGCGCTCGCGAGCTGGCCGTCGTGGACGG from Anaeromyxobacter dehalogenans 2CP-C includes:
- a CDS encoding DMT family transporter; amino-acid sequence: MTRRGWILFVALCVLWGIPYLLIKVAVRDLTPASLVFLRTATGAVLLLPFVLVRGNLRPVLARWRPIALFTFGEMAVPWLLLADAERHVTSSLAGLVIAATPLVGALASRLSAGHEPLGARRMSGLAVGLAGVVALLGLDLGRGDARAVAELAVVVIGYALAPRIVARRLSDLPALDVVAVSLAMCALAYAPFGIAQLPAALPPAEALGAVAGLGVLCTALAFTLFFQLIAEVGPVRATVVAYVNPAVAVAAGVTLLGEPFTVGTAVGFALILGGSWLATSGAAGRARTPAPASAPAAPGAVAPAAAERAG
- a CDS encoding PKD domain-containing protein, whose product is MRSARRRVPAALALCTLLACSGGSDGPAVPVIPGNAPPIAQAGFDRAVAKGALVQLDGSASRDPEGFPLSYGWTFVSRPAGSAAVIQLAASERASFVADLPGAYVVRLQVSDGLNAPVSDDVVITSQNLAPVAAAGADREGSRGIAVALDGRASSDPDGDAITHAWTLVARPDGSAAALTGAALAQASFTPDVYGAYVVRLTVSDGVLSAEDDVTVTVRNHAPIADAGPDLESNAGATLPLSAAASTDPDQDPITCAWALTAKPAGSAAALSDPGACAPSVTYDLEGVYAFSLAVHDGQLASAAADTVQVTVHQKVWMLGHAVADAEYSRALDRIVAVGGSRLYVADPVAGAEVTVTLPKAALAVSVSPDGHYAAVGHDAAVSYVKLDAPPAVVGTFATSVVPSDVVLAGNGWIYVFPTAWDQIHGIRISTGVDTPSTGWSPFDGTKAKLHPGGAALYGADNFVSPADIRKFSISGGAASFLYDSPYHGDYAMCGDLWITEDGLRIVTACGNTFHSNTTQGSTAGSDMTYAGALEGTGQVKWADHSLAAGQILVVPGLPSWPANPAADTELRLFGQDYLALQEVIPLTRVGVGGKGFVSHGRFAFFSADATRRIALVQVDATSGLLAPDAVIVY